Proteins found in one Methylobacterium sp. CB376 genomic segment:
- a CDS encoding (2Fe-2S) ferredoxin domain-containing protein, with product MSASDSAVRRPRAAAAPWNDLVVVCAKCAKRQGLGGRVRKDLKRALKRARPERKVRVVETGCLGLCPKRSLTFATPASLRAGRLLVLDPATEAETMAEILVPEPHR from the coding sequence GTGAGCGCGAGCGACAGCGCGGTGCGGCGGCCGAGAGCGGCCGCGGCGCCCTGGAACGACCTCGTCGTGGTCTGCGCGAAATGCGCCAAGCGGCAGGGCCTGGGCGGCCGGGTGCGCAAGGACCTGAAGCGGGCGCTCAAGCGCGCCCGCCCCGAGCGCAAGGTCCGCGTCGTCGAGACCGGCTGCCTCGGCCTCTGCCCGAAGCGCAGCCTCACCTTCGCGACGCCGGCCTCCCTGCGGGCCGGGCGCCTCCTCGTCCTCGATCCGGCGACGGAGGCCGAGACCATGGCGGAGATCCTGGTGCCGGAGCCCCACCGGTGA
- a CDS encoding lysylphosphatidylglycerol synthase domain-containing protein translates to MSGGPPAATRRLARALMRRVPLIGALAGLVLALWLVSVHDLSAVATAFGRIGPAGLAAVVLVRALVVLLCGLAWARVAGVPQIGAGPFVLLRFVREGVNVLLPVASVGGEVLGGRLLTFWGVAGPVAAAGIVVDLFFQIVGLALFALFGMVLLLRVEGEQAAQVAAWCAQGLALAALVLGGFYAVQRFGGAGAVERRIAALGRRFMREASGTAPEIGVQQALDALWDLRRWRVLAEGFLLHLAAWFAGALEIWIALTCIGVEHVSLTEALVLESLSQAIRSAAFPVPSGLGVQEGGLVLLGGLFGVDPGTALALSLVKRVPDVVLGLPSLLLWQAIEGRREAVARPAACGARMAGSLPRVEG, encoded by the coding sequence GTGAGCGGCGGCCCGCCCGCGGCGACGCGCCGGCTCGCCCGCGCCCTGATGCGGCGCGTCCCCCTGATCGGGGCGCTCGCCGGCCTCGTCCTCGCCCTCTGGCTGGTGAGCGTGCACGATCTCTCCGCGGTCGCCACCGCCTTCGGGCGGATCGGCCCGGCGGGCCTGGCGGCCGTGGTGCTGGTGCGGGCGCTCGTCGTGCTGCTCTGCGGCCTCGCCTGGGCCCGGGTGGCGGGGGTGCCGCAGATCGGTGCCGGGCCCTTCGTGCTGCTGCGCTTCGTGCGCGAGGGCGTGAACGTGCTCCTGCCCGTCGCCTCGGTGGGCGGCGAGGTGCTGGGCGGGCGTCTCCTCACCTTCTGGGGCGTGGCCGGGCCGGTCGCGGCGGCGGGCATCGTGGTCGACCTGTTCTTCCAGATCGTCGGCCTCGCCCTGTTCGCGCTGTTCGGGATGGTCCTGCTGCTCCGGGTCGAGGGCGAGCAGGCGGCGCAGGTCGCGGCCTGGTGCGCGCAGGGTCTCGCCCTCGCCGCCCTGGTCCTCGGCGGCTTCTACGCGGTGCAGCGCTTCGGCGGCGCGGGCGCGGTCGAGCGCCGGATCGCGGCGCTCGGGCGGCGCTTCATGCGCGAGGCCTCCGGGACCGCGCCCGAGATCGGCGTGCAGCAGGCCCTCGACGCGCTCTGGGACCTGCGGCGCTGGCGGGTGCTGGCGGAGGGGTTCCTGCTGCACCTCGCGGCCTGGTTCGCGGGCGCGCTGGAGATCTGGATCGCCCTCACCTGCATCGGGGTGGAGCACGTCTCGCTGACCGAGGCGCTGGTGCTCGAATCGCTCAGCCAGGCGATCCGCTCGGCGGCCTTCCCGGTCCCGAGCGGCCTCGGCGTGCAGGAGGGCGGGCTGGTCCTCCTCGGCGGGCTGTTCGGCGTCGATCCCGGGACGGCGCTCGCCCTCTCGCTGGTCAAGCGCGTGCCGGACGTGGTGCTCGGCCTGCCCTCCCTCCTGCTGTGGCAGGCGATCGAGGGGCGCCGCGAGGCGGTGGCGCGCCCGGCCGCGTGCGGGGCGCGCATGGCGGGGTCGCTGCCGCGGGTGGAAGGCTGA